ATGCGGGCGCTCCCGCAAATGCCACAATTAGAAATAATTCTGCTGTGTGGCGGGGGATTTAAATAAACTTCCGGAACTTTAACGACACTTGGCAGAAGGTAAATGAGGACACTGCAATGGGCACGTTCGATGCTCTATAAAATCgaaaaactctttttttatcaatcatcATTACTTCCGCCCTGAAAAGTCTTGTTGGAATTGATTATTTTCACCTGTCCAACAATTTTcaagcttttccttcttttttttttattcatgcgGGTGCGTGCGAGTAAAAtggccatcaccaccaccacccaaacGTATCTGCAACCTAGGCCGATATCGCACAACCTAGACCCTAGTGGGAAGGTTATTGGTGTCGTGTGAGGGACACCATAATAGCCCGTCAAGCCGTGCGCCACCGAAGTAAAGGAAGTATGGAAAAGTACAACAAGCGCGCCACCACACCAGCTGGATAGGTCTTAGTGGCAGACAATGATTTCCGATCATTTACTATCGAAAACAGACGTTCGTTTCTAGACAATTGCATAAGACAGTCGACGGTGACGCCCTCGAGTGGAGGACAATCGTTGTCACGTTTTGTGCGTAAGGCTTgtccgttttgtttgtggCTACAATATATTCCACAAATTTAGAGCTTCAAGGTCTCAAGCACACAAATCACACGGCAACTCCCGTTTTCTGTGGGGGGGATTGGTTATTTTCCGCCTAACCTTTCTATGTCCAGGGCGTGTTGTAGGGTCTCAACAATGCGTTCAATTGTTTGTCCGAAGAGACGTATGTCGCTCTGTtcaattttgagaaatttttcGAGGGATAGTTGTTTCAAGGTTCGGGTTAAGGAGTTATGTTCTCTCTGATCTTAGACAGTTTAGAATGTGTATCAAATCTGCCCACCATGCTGATCACAAATATCATTCTCCTTTTTACCCTCCCTTCCCTGCAGGTGATGGATGTGTGGAGAAACCGCTCGCTACACTGTGGCGCAACTACACGCAAAACAGTAAACCGGACGTGATGATGAAGCTGTGCCTGTGCCCATCCGGTCTGAAGGCAACCACCCGACAGCACGGCCTTACCGAGTACTGGTCGCACCGGATCACCTACTGCAGCTCGCCAAAGAACTATCCGCGGGTGTTCTGCTGGATTTACCGGCATGAAGGCCGCAAGCTGAAGCACGAGTTCCGCTGTCACGCGGTCATCTGTTCCAAAGAAACGATCGCCCAGGAGATCAGCACCATCCTGAAGGTAAATTGTGATCAATATCGCGTGTGTGTCAGGTTTCGTCCGTGCTAGAAACTTACATCTTATTTCTATTCTTTCTCAGGAAAACCTAGCCAAAGCCTTGCGCGAGTTTAAACGCGACAAACTAAACCGCCAGAATGCGCGCCTTAGCCTGGCGAACAGTGTGTACGATAATCCGAGCATGCCGCGGCGGAAAATCATGCTGAGCGTCGGTGCGAACAACTATCGGCCACCGCTCGAACGCTCCAAATCGGCACCGAAGCTGATGGCAATTGAGGAGATGATTGGTGAAGAGGACGAGGAAGAAAACGGCCCACAGGAAGGAGAGGGCGCGCGGGTTTCCAAAGCTGGAtctagcagcagtagtacggCGCTAGAAGCGTGCTGCCGAGAGGATGCTCTATTCCCGTCAACCACGCTCGGACGTCGGCGTTGTCGGCGAGGACATTCGATACGCCGGTCACGGTTGCGAAACTCCTTCAAATCACCGAAAGACGTGGAGGCGCGTGTCCCGCTCAAAAATGAGAACATCGTGCACATTAGCCCGATGAACAAGTCGGTCGACTCGATTCTGGACACGATAAGTCAGGAGGATGGCGAAGAGGATGAGGATGATTTGGAGAGGGAAAATGGTGAACCACAGTCGGAGACGGGTTTGGAACAGTCGGACACGATGTCCAGCTCCAAGCTAGGTAAAGCTTCCAAGTTATCGCACAACTCGGACTCGTCTGAGGATGACTTTGAAGCGTTTCTGGCACACTACAATTACAACTCGAGCGAACCACTCTCGACCGAACTGATCTCGTACTTTGACATGAAGCTTAACCCGGCCACCGTTTGCAGCATGCACGATCTGAGCCAGCACCACGGCAGTTTGCCGGTGATGCTGGAAGATACCCAGCGGCTAGCGCTCAGTTTGGACGATTTGGACCATTACTCGCTGCCGGTCGTTGTAGGCGAATCGGACGCACCGGAGGTACGAACACGCGAACTTAAAGAACCGCAGGAAGATTTGGAACGCGATGAGGTGTTCTTCAACCAGGACGAGGTACTGGAAATGCTTCGTACGGCTGCCGAATCAGCTGCATCCGCTTCCGTTTCTCATCGCCGGCTTTCGGACGACCGGCTTCGGCATTCCGGTTGCCTACACAACGCGGAAGACGACACGGCACCACCATCGTTGCTGTGTGTGACGAGTAAGTTGCAGGCGGCCGGTGGACCAACGCATCCCGACAGTGACGAAGGTTCCATCTCGAGTGGATGCGAAACCTCCAGCACCGTAACGACCAACACGGACGATTCGGGAGCGAGTGGTAATGTGTCAATTACGGTGCGCCATGCAACGGTAGCGTCCCTCGGCAAGCCTGGTTCGGTGTTGGAGCGAGTACGTAGCTTTGAGCAGTTGGCCGAAAATCAAGTAATTCACGTACCGCTCGGTGAACGTACCGGACACCAGGTGGAGCAAGCTGTGGGCAATGTTACCTCCTCGCCGGAATTGATCTTCAAGCGTAGTATCACCTTCCCAGCACCCGGCGTCAAGTCGAGCTTTCTTATGCCAATGACGATGGCCGGCAGTGCTACCGGAACCAGCGAACCAACCGATTCGCCGATGGACTCCCTCAACGGTTCACTGGTCGAAGCACGTACAAGGGTCGACGAATCGCATCGCCACCAGACCACAAAACCGAAGGTGCGCCAGATGCGCCTAAAGTCAACGGTGGCCGCAGTCAACACCGAGCTGATCAATCATCTGCAGGCGATCGATTCGGACTCGGAGTTTAGCGATGAGTCCGGGTACGTCGAGTTTCAGGACAATCAACCGTCGATAAAATCGGTTACGGCTTGATGCCGGATGCCGAAGGAAGGTGATATTTGTTAGGGTCTGGCAGGTGTTAGGGTTATTAACTGTCGTCTACGCGAGTTCTTGTACCGACGAAGTTGCAGTACCTCTGGAGAAATATTAGTATTTGCAAACCCATATTTTCTTAGGCTTAGGCTAACGAGTTACGAGTTACAATAATTTAATGTTCAGAAACTGATAAGCGATCCTCATGTGAGCAGGAGGGTGCACGCAAAAACTGCAGTGAAATTAGAATTACCGTTTAGTTTTCCAATAATAAGTTAATCTTCACCTTCTGCTGCATTGTTGTACAGTGTGGTGTGAAGGAGCTTTCCCCTGCAAAGGACTCGAAGGGTAGGCAAATAGGGTGATGGAAGGaaacaagcaatgaatcacaaataaaaaaggctCCTCCACCTTCCACAGCGCAGCCATGTTTGCTCTACTGCTTCGTTGTTACAGATTTAGCTTTACTTTACAATTACGATGAAGCCCCCTAGCCTGTAAGCAGTTGTATGTTGATCGTTAAACCGCTAGAACATTTGGGCTCAAATACAGCTCACACACTGCACACCTTCGTGACGCCGGAACCCAAACCAGCAGACCGAATGGCACGGCATCCAATCAGATaccaaataaattattttataatcctTGTCCATAAATGCAGAGACAGCCAAGCTACGCTTATTTGTAACGTGCGCAAGATAGATATTATACGTTGGTGTTTTACACATTAAATTAACAGCAAAATATGAACGATGAATCTGAAAAAATCCCGATGATATTAAATCTCACTCTCTCCAGTAGAAACTGGCCAAATTAAGCCCAACTACCGTAGCCAACATTCGCAATGATTAAATATCCTTATCTGCAAGCACCCAGAGCATGTGGACCACTCCTCCAAAAAACCGAATCTGTTCACTCCCACCAAAagaggggtttttgttttcactgtCGCACCCTGCGGCACGGGTTGCACGGGAAATAATAGTGGTAAACTGTGCAGTACACACGGCTAATACATATACAAACGCGCATTATGGGAACATGGGATCACAAACCGATAACACATAGTTAACCGTGGGAGCAAAGAGATAAGGTAATACTAACTAACACGATAATCTCTGTATTTAGCAAAGTCGAACGAATGAATGTAGGACATAAAAGTGTACAGCTGATGCATTGGATGCTGGAAAACCAAGACATTAGACTCTATATACATGTAAGCCAGTggaattgttgtttttgtctCCCTACTCTCTACTCCACGGAGATCGTGTTTAAGGAACTGGGCAGGGAACGAGTATATTTATTGAATACCCACGTTCGGAAATGTTATTCTTCCTTGTATTTGTCACAAGtttctatgaaaaataaaacctttaaaCTGAAAATATGCGTTGCGTTCCATTTGGTGGTAATAATGTGCTGGAGTAGCgatgga
This genomic window from Anopheles maculipalpis chromosome 2RL, idAnoMacuDA_375_x, whole genome shotgun sequence contains:
- the LOC126556986 gene encoding uncharacterized protein LOC126556986; its protein translation is MAANRKHYSSKEDIPKEGDEGGGSDEGGGGSGPPTDPNRHGKDEVDFVLTSSKANGTSVSGGKKGQEESTAKTGVTLDKFNIFHLRRRPKSDPGTGPIAKHAAGQQMAASQQTTNAAGPDETLKKKKSRFVKSASIARIFGNTYNTKKYDDSSALLKLQQFKRSFLNSEKFHKKDSGAGAAEEAEDGELQIGDSCYVNDSENSAKAIKSITRGLGRLLRRNCHSIDISRPDPEYKVSYLGNVLTGWAKGDGCVEKPLATLWRNYTQNSKPDVMMKLCLCPSGLKATTRQHGLTEYWSHRITYCSSPKNYPRVFCWIYRHEGRKLKHEFRCHAVICSKETIAQEISTILKENLAKALREFKRDKLNRQNARLSLANSVYDNPSMPRRKIMLSVGANNYRPPLERSKSAPKLMAIEEMIGEEDEEENGPQEGEGARVSKAGSSSSSTALEACCREDALFPSTTLGRRRCRRGHSIRRSRLRNSFKSPKDVEARVPLKNENIVHISPMNKSVDSILDTISQEDGEEDEDDLERENGEPQSETGLEQSDTMSSSKLGKASKLSHNSDSSEDDFEAFLAHYNYNSSEPLSTELISYFDMKLNPATVCSMHDLSQHHGSLPVMLEDTQRLALSLDDLDHYSLPVVVGESDAPEVRTRELKEPQEDLERDEVFFNQDEVLEMLRTAAESAASASVSHRRLSDDRLRHSGCLHNAEDDTAPPSLLCVTSKLQAAGGPTHPDSDEGSISSGCETSSTVTTNTDDSGASGNVSITVRHATVASLGKPGSVLERVRSFEQLAENQVIHVPLGERTGHQVEQAVGNVTSSPELIFKRSITFPAPGVKSSFLMPMTMAGSATGTSEPTDSPMDSLNGSLVEARTRVDESHRHQTTKPKVRQMRLKSTVAAVNTELINHLQAIDSDSEFSDESGYVEFQDNQPSIKSVTA